The proteins below come from a single Xenopus tropicalis strain Nigerian chromosome 9, UCB_Xtro_10.0, whole genome shotgun sequence genomic window:
- the atxn2l gene encoding ataxin-2-like protein isoform X1, producing MLKQQQAPPSRKPAMAPAQQQGSPGSPNGNLPPGGSRSQDRPGAGRGRNIVKGLQPPVFEGVYNNSRMLHFLTAVVGSTCDVRVRNGGVYEGIFKTLSSRFELAVDAVHKKTSDQVMGPKREDIVDTMIFKPSDVAVVGFRNVDFNYATKDKFTDSAIATSSKVNGEHKEKVLMRWDGGEASNDDYELDSDMSNGWDPNDMFKFNEDTYGVKTTYDSSLSSYTIPLEKDNSEEFRQREMRATQLAREIESSPQYRARIAIENDDCRTEEEKHSAVQRPNSDRDSPSLGSRDGKYIPLPQRVREGARGGIRTSSARGGRPVMSSMPARGTPQHYPETSSSPVPEQRGMNGGPSRMSPKAQRPIRCTKTMSSPSSRPVEVSTSPSAASRAYPPLSPKSGSSVSCADSSPLGTSSQATLPEPRAAAEPTLAPKPASPKSSTPILLGEGKEIAPAAVKEQSRTPEQVAPSQVAKQPCKVLQTDQKRNQLDELRKFGAEFRLQPSSAPDPLSESFPLRQRDTLEAKVPLAETAACEGVEPLDIKKVPELVEELKEERSCEVVECPEESASPPGKAESEEKEEQAVCDQVKKSTLNPNAKEFNPSKPLLSVNKATSTPTSPGPRNHSSAATIPMLTAGQTGVYGPYISYIPPIHMSSAVQAPQMYPYPVSSSVPGQQGKYRAKGSLPQRSDQPNSAPPIMQAAAAAGPPLVAATPYSPYISYSPQQFPGQPTMMQPMAHYSSQPVFAPMLQSNPRMLTSGNHPQALVSSSNPQYPPAEQPTPQTLYAAVHQSYSHHAAQLHPQPASTPTQSQQQPQHANPSPVQHQTGQPPHLSSGQPQQNLYHTATLTATPPSLTPGPSAQSPQSSYPQQAVYAIHAHQQLQHSYTNMSHVAQAHVQTGITGAPPPPHPGAPHPPHPGAPHPAQVMLLHPSQTHGGPPQAAIQQTGVSSPSPYAYLGHHQVQSHPPQQLPFHPPGN from the exons GGGACGGAATATCGTAAAAGGACTCCAGCCCCCG GTGTTTGAAGGGGTTTATAACAATTCCCGTATGTTGCATTTCCTGACTGCCGTCGTG GGCTCCACGTGTGATGTGAGGGTCAGAAATGGCGGCGTTTATGAGGGGATCTTCAAAACCTTAAGCTCAAGG TTTGAATTGGCAGTTGATGCCGTACACAAGAAAACCAGTGACCAAGTCATGGGGCCAAAGCGGGAGGATATTGTCGATACCATGATCTTCAAGCCTTCAGATGTGGCTGTTGTCGGCTTCCGGAATGTGGATTTTAATTATGCTACAAAAG ATAAATTCACAGATTCAGCGATTGCCACCAGTTCCAAGGTGAATGGGGAGCACAAAGAGAAGGTTCTGATGCGCTGGGATGGAGGGGAGGCCAGCAATGACGACTATGAACTGGATTCCGACATG TCCAATGGATGGGATCCTAACGACATGTTCAAGTTTAATGAGGATACCTACGGGGTTAAAACAACGTATGACAGCAGCCTCTCCTCTTACAC TATCCCACTGGAGAAAGATAACTCAGAGGAGTTCAGGCAGCGGGAAATGCGGGCTACTCAGCTGGCACGAGAGATAGAATCCAGCCCACAGTACCGCGCCCGGATCGCTATTGAGAACGATGACTGCAGGACAGAGGAGGAAAAGCACAGCGCTGTACAGCGGCCAAACTCTGACCGGGACTCCCCTAGTCTTGGCAGTCG CGATGGCAAGTACATCCCTCTACCCCAGCGGGTGCGAGAAGGTGCAAGGGGGGGCATAAGAACCAGCTCTGCCCGAGGAGGGAGACCAGTCATGAGTTCAATGCCTGCCCGGGGAACCCCACAGCATTACCCCGAAACCAGTTCTAGCCCAGTGCCGGAGCAGAGAGGAATGAATGGAG GTCCTTCCCGCATGTCGCCCAAAGCTCAGCGCCCCATTCGCTGCACCAAGACTATGTCCTCCCCATCCAGTCGCCCCGTGGAAGTGTCCACCTCTCCTTCGG CAGCTTCCCGTGCCTACCCCCCTCTGTCTCCCAAGTCTGGATCCTCTGTGAGCTGCGCAGATTCTTCTCCATTAGGAACCTCCTCGCAGGCGACACTTCCAGAACCCCGGGCAGCTGCAGAGCCCACTCTGGCACCTAAACCTGCCTCTCCGAAGAGCAGCACCCCCATACTGCTAGGGGAAG GCAAAGAGATTGCCCCCGCTGCCGTGAAAGAGCAGAGCCGTACGCCAGAGCAGGTCGCCCCAAGCCAAGTGGCCAAGCAGCCCTGTAAAG TGCTCCAGACTGATCAGAAGAGGAACCAGCTGGACGAGCTGCGCAAGTTTGGGGCCGAGTTCCGG CTGCAGCCTAGTTCCGCCCCAGACCCTCTCTCTGAATCATTCCCACTGAGGCAGAGAGACACCTTGGAAGCGAAAGTCCCTCTGGCAGAGACTGCGGCCTGTGAAGGGGTCGAGCCGCTCGACATCAAGAAGGTTCCCGAGTTGGTGGAAGAGCTGAAGGAGGAGAGGAGCTGTGAGGTAGTGGAGTGTCCAGAGGAAAGTGCCAGCCCCCCAGGCAAAGCAGAGTcggaggagaaggaggagcagGCAGTGTGCGA TCAAGTCAAGAAATCTACTTTGAACCCCAATGCAAAAGAGTTTAACCCCTCCAAGCCTCTGCTGTCTGTG AACAAAGCTACAAGCACCCCAACATCTCCCGGGCCCCGGAATCATTCTTCTGCTGCCACCATCCCAATGCTGAcggctggccagaccggggtgtaTGGGCCCTACATCTCCTACATCCCACCCATACACATGAGCTCAGCAGTGCAG GCTCCTCAGATGTACCCGTACCCTGTGTCCAGCTCTGTTCCTGGTCAGCAGGGCAAATACAGGGCGAAAG GCTCCCTGCCCCAGCGCTCTGACCAGCCCAATTCAGCTCCTCCCATAATGCAGGCGGCAGCCGCCGCTGGCCCGCCTCTAGTGGCCGCTACGCCATACTCTCCCTATATTTCTTATAGCCCCCAGCAGTTCCCTGGACAACCAACGATGATGCAGCCCATGGCTCACTACTCCTCCCAG CCGGTGTTTGCCCCCATGCTGCAGAGTAACCCACGCATGCTAACATCCGGGAACCACCCCCAGGCCTTGGTCTCATCCTCCAACCCTCAGTACCCCCCCGCAGAGCAACCTACTCCCCAGACCCTCTATG CTGCTGTCCATCAGTCGTACTCCCACCATGCAGCTCAGCTCCACCCCCAACCGGCCAGTACCCCCACCCAGAGCCAGCAGCAGCCTCAGCATGCTAACCCCAGCCCTGTACAG CACCAGACGGGCCAGCCCCCCCACCTGAGCAGCGGGCAGCCCCAACAGAACCTGTACCATACAGCCACCCTAACGGCCACCCCACCTTCTCTGACTCCCGGCCCCAGTGCCCAGTCACCGCAGAGCAGTTACCCGCAGCAGGCCGTCTATGCCATCCATGCCCACCAGCAGCTACAGCACAGCTACACCAACATGTCTCATGTGGCACAG GCACACGTACAGACTGGAATAACAGGAGCTCCTCCCCCTCCCCACCCAGGAGCCCCTCATCCTCCCCACCCAGGAGCCCCCCACCCTGCGCAGGTCATGCTGCTGCACCCTTCTCAGACCCATGGGGGACCCCCGCAAGCTGCCATTCAACAGACAGGGGTATCCAGCCCTTCCCCATACGCCTATTTAGGACATCATCAAG TTCAGTCCCATCCGCCCCAACAACTTCCATTCCACCCCCCCGGTAACTGA
- the atxn2l gene encoding ataxin-2-like protein: protein MLKQQQAPPSRKPAMAPAQQQGSPGSPNGNLPPGGSRSQDRPGAGRGRNIVKGLQPPVFEGVYNNSRMLHFLTAVVGSTCDVRVRNGGVYEGIFKTLSSRFELAVDAVHKKTSDQVMGPKREDIVDTMIFKPSDVAVVGFRNVDFNYATKDKFTDSAIATSSKVNGEHKEKVLMRWDGGEASNDDYELDSDMSNGWDPNDMFKFNEDTYGVKTTYDSSLSSYTIPLEKDNSEEFRQREMRATQLAREIESSPQYRARIAIENDDCRTEEEKHSAVQRPNSDRDSPSLGSRDGKYIPLPQRVREGARGGIRTSSARGGRPVMSSMPARGTPQHYPETSSSPVPEQRGMNGGPSRMSPKAQRPIRCTKTMSSPSSRPVEVSTSPSASRAYPPLSPKSGSSVSCADSSPLGTSSQATLPEPRAAAEPTLAPKPASPKSSTPILLGEGKEIAPAAVKEQSRTPEQVAPSQVAKQPCKVLQTDQKRNQLDELRKFGAEFRLQPSSAPDPLSESFPLRQRDTLEAKVPLAETAACEGVEPLDIKKVPELVEELKEERSCEVVECPEESASPPGKAESEEKEEQAVCDQVKKSTLNPNAKEFNPSKPLLSVNKATSTPTSPGPRNHSSAATIPMLTAGQTGVYGPYISYIPPIHMSSAVQAPQMYPYPVSSSVPGQQGKYRAKGSLPQRSDQPNSAPPIMQAAAAAGPPLVAATPYSPYISYSPQQFPGQPTMMQPMAHYSSQPVFAPMLQSNPRMLTSGNHPQALVSSSNPQYPPAEQPTPQTLYAAVHQSYSHHAAQLHPQPASTPTQSQQQPQHANPSPVQHQTGQPPHLSSGQPQQNLYHTATLTATPPSLTPGPSAQSPQSSYPQQAVYAIHAHQQLQHSYTNMSHVAQAHVQTGITGAPPPPHPGAPHPPHPGAPHPAQVMLLHPSQTHGGPPQAAIQQTGVSSPSPYAYLGHHQVQSHPPQQLPFHPPGN, encoded by the exons GGGACGGAATATCGTAAAAGGACTCCAGCCCCCG GTGTTTGAAGGGGTTTATAACAATTCCCGTATGTTGCATTTCCTGACTGCCGTCGTG GGCTCCACGTGTGATGTGAGGGTCAGAAATGGCGGCGTTTATGAGGGGATCTTCAAAACCTTAAGCTCAAGG TTTGAATTGGCAGTTGATGCCGTACACAAGAAAACCAGTGACCAAGTCATGGGGCCAAAGCGGGAGGATATTGTCGATACCATGATCTTCAAGCCTTCAGATGTGGCTGTTGTCGGCTTCCGGAATGTGGATTTTAATTATGCTACAAAAG ATAAATTCACAGATTCAGCGATTGCCACCAGTTCCAAGGTGAATGGGGAGCACAAAGAGAAGGTTCTGATGCGCTGGGATGGAGGGGAGGCCAGCAATGACGACTATGAACTGGATTCCGACATG TCCAATGGATGGGATCCTAACGACATGTTCAAGTTTAATGAGGATACCTACGGGGTTAAAACAACGTATGACAGCAGCCTCTCCTCTTACAC TATCCCACTGGAGAAAGATAACTCAGAGGAGTTCAGGCAGCGGGAAATGCGGGCTACTCAGCTGGCACGAGAGATAGAATCCAGCCCACAGTACCGCGCCCGGATCGCTATTGAGAACGATGACTGCAGGACAGAGGAGGAAAAGCACAGCGCTGTACAGCGGCCAAACTCTGACCGGGACTCCCCTAGTCTTGGCAGTCG CGATGGCAAGTACATCCCTCTACCCCAGCGGGTGCGAGAAGGTGCAAGGGGGGGCATAAGAACCAGCTCTGCCCGAGGAGGGAGACCAGTCATGAGTTCAATGCCTGCCCGGGGAACCCCACAGCATTACCCCGAAACCAGTTCTAGCCCAGTGCCGGAGCAGAGAGGAATGAATGGAG GTCCTTCCCGCATGTCGCCCAAAGCTCAGCGCCCCATTCGCTGCACCAAGACTATGTCCTCCCCATCCAGTCGCCCCGTGGAAGTGTCCACCTCTCCTTCGG CTTCCCGTGCCTACCCCCCTCTGTCTCCCAAGTCTGGATCCTCTGTGAGCTGCGCAGATTCTTCTCCATTAGGAACCTCCTCGCAGGCGACACTTCCAGAACCCCGGGCAGCTGCAGAGCCCACTCTGGCACCTAAACCTGCCTCTCCGAAGAGCAGCACCCCCATACTGCTAGGGGAAG GCAAAGAGATTGCCCCCGCTGCCGTGAAAGAGCAGAGCCGTACGCCAGAGCAGGTCGCCCCAAGCCAAGTGGCCAAGCAGCCCTGTAAAG TGCTCCAGACTGATCAGAAGAGGAACCAGCTGGACGAGCTGCGCAAGTTTGGGGCCGAGTTCCGG CTGCAGCCTAGTTCCGCCCCAGACCCTCTCTCTGAATCATTCCCACTGAGGCAGAGAGACACCTTGGAAGCGAAAGTCCCTCTGGCAGAGACTGCGGCCTGTGAAGGGGTCGAGCCGCTCGACATCAAGAAGGTTCCCGAGTTGGTGGAAGAGCTGAAGGAGGAGAGGAGCTGTGAGGTAGTGGAGTGTCCAGAGGAAAGTGCCAGCCCCCCAGGCAAAGCAGAGTcggaggagaaggaggagcagGCAGTGTGCGA TCAAGTCAAGAAATCTACTTTGAACCCCAATGCAAAAGAGTTTAACCCCTCCAAGCCTCTGCTGTCTGTG AACAAAGCTACAAGCACCCCAACATCTCCCGGGCCCCGGAATCATTCTTCTGCTGCCACCATCCCAATGCTGAcggctggccagaccggggtgtaTGGGCCCTACATCTCCTACATCCCACCCATACACATGAGCTCAGCAGTGCAG GCTCCTCAGATGTACCCGTACCCTGTGTCCAGCTCTGTTCCTGGTCAGCAGGGCAAATACAGGGCGAAAG GCTCCCTGCCCCAGCGCTCTGACCAGCCCAATTCAGCTCCTCCCATAATGCAGGCGGCAGCCGCCGCTGGCCCGCCTCTAGTGGCCGCTACGCCATACTCTCCCTATATTTCTTATAGCCCCCAGCAGTTCCCTGGACAACCAACGATGATGCAGCCCATGGCTCACTACTCCTCCCAG CCGGTGTTTGCCCCCATGCTGCAGAGTAACCCACGCATGCTAACATCCGGGAACCACCCCCAGGCCTTGGTCTCATCCTCCAACCCTCAGTACCCCCCCGCAGAGCAACCTACTCCCCAGACCCTCTATG CTGCTGTCCATCAGTCGTACTCCCACCATGCAGCTCAGCTCCACCCCCAACCGGCCAGTACCCCCACCCAGAGCCAGCAGCAGCCTCAGCATGCTAACCCCAGCCCTGTACAG CACCAGACGGGCCAGCCCCCCCACCTGAGCAGCGGGCAGCCCCAACAGAACCTGTACCATACAGCCACCCTAACGGCCACCCCACCTTCTCTGACTCCCGGCCCCAGTGCCCAGTCACCGCAGAGCAGTTACCCGCAGCAGGCCGTCTATGCCATCCATGCCCACCAGCAGCTACAGCACAGCTACACCAACATGTCTCATGTGGCACAG GCACACGTACAGACTGGAATAACAGGAGCTCCTCCCCCTCCCCACCCAGGAGCCCCTCATCCTCCCCACCCAGGAGCCCCCCACCCTGCGCAGGTCATGCTGCTGCACCCTTCTCAGACCCATGGGGGACCCCCGCAAGCTGCCATTCAACAGACAGGGGTATCCAGCCCTTCCCCATACGCCTATTTAGGACATCATCAAG TTCAGTCCCATCCGCCCCAACAACTTCCATTCCACCCCCCCGGTAACTGA
- the tufm gene encoding elongation factor Tu, mitochondrial: MMAARMVLSACGKAVLPGVCAASLRFVSRPSPAARWCPLLFRAYATEAKKTCSDIVRVSAGTAPFLLLSRQACWWDSVRRLRSPGPGRLVGSMEICGESRRRRSTARFPLCQGRAMWVSVISAVRLVPVLAEAGGAQFKKYEEIDNAPEEKARGITINASHVEYATANRHYAHTDCPGHADYVKNMITGTSQMDGCILVVAATDGQMPQTREHLLLAKQIGVTNIVVYINKADAVDDKEMLDLVELEVRELLTEFGYDGENTPIITGSALCALENRNPDIGLNSIMTLLDAVDTYIPVPPRELDKPFLLPVEAVYSIPGRGTVVTGTLERGIIKKGDECEFVGRNKHIKSVVTGIEMFHQNLDRAEAGDNLGALVRGLKREDVKRGMVMSKPGSIRPHQKIQAQVYILSKEEGGRHKPFVSNFLPVMFSLTWDMSCRVTLPANKEMVMPGEDTALTLTLRQPMVLEIGQRFTLRDGNRTIGTGLVTEILQMTHDDEANWGG; encoded by the exons ATGATGGCGGCTCGCATGGTGCTGTCTGCGTGTGGCAAAGCCG TTCTGCCCGGCGTTTGTGCTGCCAGTCTGCGCTTTGTG TCCCGGCCCAGTCCTGCTGCCCGCTGGTGCCCCCTGCTGTTCCGGGCATATGCCACAGAGGCCAAGAAGACTT GCAGTGACATAGTGAGAGTGAGCGCGGGTACTGCGCCGTTCCTCCTGCTGTCCAGGCAGGCGTGCTGGTGGGATAGTGTGAGGCGACTGCGTTCCCCTGGGCCAGGCAGGCTGGTCGGGA GCATGGAGATCTGCGGTGAGAGTCGAAGGCGGCGGAGTACTGCTCGCTTCCCCCTGTGCCAAGGCAGAGCTATGTGGGTCAGCGTGATCAGTGCCGTGCG ATTGGTTCCAGTCCTGGCGGAGGCGGGGGGCGCCCAGTTCAAGAAGTACGAGGAGATAGACAATGCCCCGGAAGAGAAGGCGCGGGGCATCACTATCAATGCCTCCCACGTGGAATATGCCACGGCCAACCGCCACTACGCGCACACAGACTGCCCCGGGCACGCCGACTATGTCAAG AACATGATCACGGGGACGTCGCAGATGGACGGCTGTATCCTGGTAGTCGCTGCCACCGATGGGCAGATGCCCCAGACACGGGAGCACCTCCTGCTGGCCAAACAG ATCGGCGTGACCAACATCGTGGTGTACATAAATAAGGCCGACGCGGTGGACGACAAGGAGATGTTGGACCTGGTGGAGCTGGAGGTCCGGGAGCTTCTGACTGAGTTCGGATACGACGGTGAGAACACGCCCATTATCACTGGCTCCGCCCTCTGCGCGCTGGAG AACCGGAACCCCGACATTGGGCTGAACTCCATCATGACACTGCTGGACGCAGTCGACACCTACATCCCCGTGCCCCCCCGCGAGCTGGACAAGCCCTTCCTGTTGCCCGTGGAGGCCGTCTACTCTATCCCGG GCAGGGGGACGGTGGTAACGGGAACGCTGGAGCGGGGGATCATCAAGAAGGGCGACGAGTGCGAATTTGTTGGGCGCAACAAACACATCAAGTCTGTAGTTACAG GCATTGAGATGTTCCATCAGAACCTGGACCGGGCGGAGGCGGGAGACAACCTCGGCGCATTGGTCAGAGGGTTAAAGAGGGAGGATGTGAAACGCGGGATGGTCATGTCCAAACCCGGATCCATCCGGCCTCATCAGAAGATTCAGGCCCAG GTTTATATCCTTAGTAAAGAGGAAGGGGGGCGACACAAGCCGTTCGTCAGTAACTTCCTGCCTGTGATGTTCTCTCTGACGTGGGACATGTCCTGTCGGGTCACCCTGCCGGCTAATAAG GAAATGGTGATGCCGGGAGAGGACACCGCCCTCACACTGACCCTCCGACAGCCAATGGTCTTAGAAATAGGTCAGCGCTTTACCCTTCGGGACGGGAACCGGACCATCGGCACCGGCCTGGTCACTGAAATCTTGCAGATGACACACGATGACGAAGCGAATTGGGGAGGCTGA